A genomic window from Parasteatoda tepidariorum isolate YZ-2023 chromosome 10, CAS_Ptep_4.0, whole genome shotgun sequence includes:
- the LOC107454268 gene encoding E3 ubiquitin-protein ligase rnf146 isoform X2 — MEENKAEADSSLETVNKIECAVCLQPCVQPVMLPCRHVFCFLCVKGVTHQSKRCAMCRQEIPSNYLDNPQLIENTPSKVAFEGSYQWFYEGRNGWWQYDDRTSFEIEAAYKEGEEQCEVLIAGFLYVIDFPKELQFRRCDPSRKRRIKRDLVSIPKKGVAGVRDNLDAASVDSLNLAASTN; from the exons ATGGAAGAGAATAAAGCTGAAGCAGATAGTT CATTAGAgactgtaaataaaattgaatgtgCTGTATGCCTCCAGCCATGCGTACAGCCGGTTATGTTACCTTGTCGCCatgtattttgctttttatgtgTAAAAGGAGTCACTCATCAAAGTAAGCGGTGTGCCATGTGCCGACAG gaaattccCTCTAATTATTTGGATAATCCTCAGTTAATTGAGAACACGCCATCAAAAGTAGCATTTGAGGGTTCCTATCAATGGTTTTATGAAGGCAGAAATGGTTGGTGGCAGTATGATGATCGAACTAGTTTTGAAATTGAAGCTGCATACAAGGAGGGAGAAGAGCA atgTGAGGTTCTTATTGCTGGATTTCTTTATGTAATTGATTTCCCAAAGGAGCTGCAATTCAGACGATGTGACCCTTCTAGGAAGAGGCGCATCAAAAGAGATTTAGTTTCTATACCCAAAAAAGGAGTGGCCGGTGTCCGTGATAACCTAGATGCTGCCTCTGTTGACTCTCTGAATCTGGCTG
- the LOC107454268 gene encoding E3 ubiquitin-protein ligase rnf146 isoform X1: MEENKAEADSSLETVNKIECAVCLQPCVQPVMLPCRHVFCFLCVKGVTHQSKRCAMCRQEIPSNYLDNPQLIENTPSKVAFEGSYQWFYEGRNGWWQYDDRTSFEIEAAYKEGEEQCEVLIAGFLYVIDFPKELQFRRCDPSRKRRIKRDLVSIPKKGVAGVRDNLDAASVDSLNLAGMTLSDQPDENATCSVECCGNLTHLPDEKSSTNNIQDIPSGS, encoded by the exons ATGGAAGAGAATAAAGCTGAAGCAGATAGTT CATTAGAgactgtaaataaaattgaatgtgCTGTATGCCTCCAGCCATGCGTACAGCCGGTTATGTTACCTTGTCGCCatgtattttgctttttatgtgTAAAAGGAGTCACTCATCAAAGTAAGCGGTGTGCCATGTGCCGACAG gaaattccCTCTAATTATTTGGATAATCCTCAGTTAATTGAGAACACGCCATCAAAAGTAGCATTTGAGGGTTCCTATCAATGGTTTTATGAAGGCAGAAATGGTTGGTGGCAGTATGATGATCGAACTAGTTTTGAAATTGAAGCTGCATACAAGGAGGGAGAAGAGCA atgTGAGGTTCTTATTGCTGGATTTCTTTATGTAATTGATTTCCCAAAGGAGCTGCAATTCAGACGATGTGACCCTTCTAGGAAGAGGCGCATCAAAAGAGATTTAGTTTCTATACCCAAAAAAGGAGTGGCCGGTGTCCGTGATAACCTAGATGCTGCCTCTGTTGACTCTCTGAATCTGGCTGGTATGACTCTTTCTGATCAACCTGATGAAAATGCAACTTGTTCTGTAGAATGTTGTGGTAACCTCACACATTTGCCTGATGAAAAATCATCTACCAATAACATTCAGGACATTCCGTCAGGgagttga